A genome region from Macaca nemestrina isolate mMacNem1 chromosome 15, mMacNem.hap1, whole genome shotgun sequence includes the following:
- the LOC105480712 gene encoding transport and Golgi organization protein 2 homolog isoform X3, with protein MARHQHTWQAGSAHQLPAAAAGLAGPRASTAKGDVICYYGNRGEPDPIVLTPGTYGLSNALLETPWRKLCFGKQLFLEAVERSQALPKDVLIANLLDVLNNEEAQLPDPAIEDQGGEYVQPVLSKYAAVCVRCPGYGTRTNTIILVDADGHVTFTERSMMDKDLSRWETRTYEFTLQN; from the exons ATGGCTAGGCATCAGCACACGTGGCAAGCTGGCAGCGCTCACCAACTACCTGCAGCCGCAGCTGGACTGGCAGGCCCGAGGGCGAG CACAGCAAAGGGAGACGTCATTTGCTACTATGGGAACCGAGGGGAGCCTGATCCCATCGTTTTGACGCCAG GCACCTACGGGCTGAGCAACGCGCTGCTGGAGACGCCCTGGAGGAAGCTGTGCTTTGGGAAGCAGCTCTTCCTGGAGGCTGTGGAACGGAGCCAGGCACTGCCCAAGGATGTGCTCATCGCCAACCTCCTGGATGTGCTCAACAATGAAGAGGC GCAGCTGCCAGACCCGGCCATCGAGGACCAGGGCGGGGAGTACGTGCAGCCCGTGCTGAGCAAGTACGCAGCTGTGTGTGTGCGCTGCCCTGGCTACGGCACCAG AACCAACACCATCATCCTGGTAGATGCGGACGGCCACGTGACCTTCACTGAGCGTAGCATGATGGACAAGGACCTCTCCCGCTGGGAGACCAGAACCTACGAGTTCACACTACAGAACTAA
- the LOC105480712 gene encoding transport and Golgi organization protein 2 homolog isoform X1: MPPELLCAGRRVGQAGAAQAWHCPPGQGHSVWDAVRMPLGAGTPVDVQRREDSATEGSHRLILAANRDEFYSRPSKLADFWGNNNEILSGLDMEEGKEGGTWLGISTRGKLAALTNYLQPQLDWQARGRGELVTHFLTTDVDSLSYLKKVSMEGHLYNGFNLIAADLSTAKGDVICYYGNRGEPDPIVLTPGTYGLSNALLETPWRKLCFGKQLFLEAVERSQALPKDVLIANLLDVLNNEEAQLPDPAIEDQGGEYVQPVLSKYAAVCVRCPGYGTRTNTIILVDADGHVTFTERSMMDKDLSRWETRTYEFTLQN; this comes from the exons ATGCCACCCGAGCTGCTGTGTGCAGGAAGGCGTGTGGGCCAGGCCGGGGCTGCACAGGCctggcactgccctccaggacaGGGTCACTCCGTGTGGGATGCTGTCAGAATGCCTCTTGGGGCGGGGACTCCAGTCGATGTACAAAGGCGTGAAGACTCAGCCACAGAAGGCAGCCATAG GCTCATCTTGGCAGCCAACAGGGACGAATTCTACAGCCGACCCTCCAAGTTAGCTGACTTCTGGGGGAACAACAACGAGATCCTCAGTG GGCTGGacatggaggaaggcaaggaaggaggCACATGGCTAGGCATCAGCACACGTGGCAAGCTGGCAGCGCTCACCAACTACCTGCAGCCGCAGCTGGACTGGCAGGCCCGAGGGCGAG GTGAACTTGTCACTCACTTTCTGACCACTGACGTGGACAGCTTGTCCTACCTGAAGAAGGTCTCTATGGAGGGCCATCTGTACAATGGCTTCAACCTCATAGCAGCCGACCTGAG CACAGCAAAGGGAGACGTCATTTGCTACTATGGGAACCGAGGGGAGCCTGATCCCATCGTTTTGACGCCAG GCACCTACGGGCTGAGCAACGCGCTGCTGGAGACGCCCTGGAGGAAGCTGTGCTTTGGGAAGCAGCTCTTCCTGGAGGCTGTGGAACGGAGCCAGGCACTGCCCAAGGATGTGCTCATCGCCAACCTCCTGGATGTGCTCAACAATGAAGAGGC GCAGCTGCCAGACCCGGCCATCGAGGACCAGGGCGGGGAGTACGTGCAGCCCGTGCTGAGCAAGTACGCAGCTGTGTGTGTGCGCTGCCCTGGCTACGGCACCAG AACCAACACCATCATCCTGGTAGATGCGGACGGCCACGTGACCTTCACTGAGCGTAGCATGATGGACAAGGACCTCTCCCGCTGGGAGACCAGAACCTACGAGTTCACACTACAGAACTAA
- the LOC105480712 gene encoding transport and Golgi organization protein 2 homolog isoform X4 — MCIIFFKFDPRPVSKNAYRLILAANRDEFYSRPSKLADFWGNNNEILSGLDMEEGKEGGTWLGISTRGKLAALTNYLQPQLDWQARGRAQQRETSFATMGTEGSLIPSF, encoded by the exons ATGTGCATCATCTTCTTTAAGTTTGATCCTCGCCCTGTTTCCAAAAATGCATACAG GCTCATCTTGGCAGCCAACAGGGACGAATTCTACAGCCGACCCTCCAAGTTAGCTGACTTCTGGGGGAACAACAACGAGATCCTCAGTG GGCTGGacatggaggaaggcaaggaaggaggCACATGGCTAGGCATCAGCACACGTGGCAAGCTGGCAGCGCTCACCAACTACCTGCAGCCGCAGCTGGACTGGCAGGCCCGAGGGCGAG CACAGCAAAGGGAGACGTCATTTGCTACTATGGGAACCGAGGGGAGCCTGATCCCATCGTTTTGA
- the LOC105480712 gene encoding transport and Golgi organization protein 2 homolog isoform X2, giving the protein MCIIFFKFDPRPVSKNAYRLILAANRDEFYSRPSKLADFWGNNNEILSGLDMEEGKEGGTWLGISTRGKLAALTNYLQPQLDWQARGRGELVTHFLTTDVDSLSYLKKVSMEGHLYNGFNLIAADLSTAKGDVICYYGNRGEPDPIVLTPGTYGLSNALLETPWRKLCFGKQLFLEAVERSQALPKDVLIANLLDVLNNEEAQLPDPAIEDQGGEYVQPVLSKYAAVCVRCPGYGTRTNTIILVDADGHVTFTERSMMDKDLSRWETRTYEFTLQN; this is encoded by the exons ATGTGCATCATCTTCTTTAAGTTTGATCCTCGCCCTGTTTCCAAAAATGCATACAG GCTCATCTTGGCAGCCAACAGGGACGAATTCTACAGCCGACCCTCCAAGTTAGCTGACTTCTGGGGGAACAACAACGAGATCCTCAGTG GGCTGGacatggaggaaggcaaggaaggaggCACATGGCTAGGCATCAGCACACGTGGCAAGCTGGCAGCGCTCACCAACTACCTGCAGCCGCAGCTGGACTGGCAGGCCCGAGGGCGAG GTGAACTTGTCACTCACTTTCTGACCACTGACGTGGACAGCTTGTCCTACCTGAAGAAGGTCTCTATGGAGGGCCATCTGTACAATGGCTTCAACCTCATAGCAGCCGACCTGAG CACAGCAAAGGGAGACGTCATTTGCTACTATGGGAACCGAGGGGAGCCTGATCCCATCGTTTTGACGCCAG GCACCTACGGGCTGAGCAACGCGCTGCTGGAGACGCCCTGGAGGAAGCTGTGCTTTGGGAAGCAGCTCTTCCTGGAGGCTGTGGAACGGAGCCAGGCACTGCCCAAGGATGTGCTCATCGCCAACCTCCTGGATGTGCTCAACAATGAAGAGGC GCAGCTGCCAGACCCGGCCATCGAGGACCAGGGCGGGGAGTACGTGCAGCCCGTGCTGAGCAAGTACGCAGCTGTGTGTGTGCGCTGCCCTGGCTACGGCACCAG AACCAACACCATCATCCTGGTAGATGCGGACGGCCACGTGACCTTCACTGAGCGTAGCATGATGGACAAGGACCTCTCCCGCTGGGAGACCAGAACCTACGAGTTCACACTACAGAACTAA